The genomic stretch AAAGCACCGCACCGATGCCGAGAGAGAAACCCAGGATGCTGATCTGCCCGACCAGGTAGCCGAAGCCGATCGCGAGGAACAGCGCAAGGATCGGCTGCGTGCCGATCAGTTCGCTGACGGAGGCCATCATGCGGCGTGCTCCCCTCGGTCAGCGTGCACGACAACCGGCGGCACGGAAGATGCCGAGTGCGGCCTGCACCTGCTCCTCCGTTGGCGTCGGTGTGTCAGCAAGCGTGTAGTCGATCCCGAGCGCCTTCCACTTGAAGGCGCCCATCTGGTGGAAGGGCAACACCTCGACCCACTCCACATTGGTCATGGGTGCCACAAACTCCGCAACCTTGCGGATGTTGTCCGGCGCGTCGGTCAGGCCGGGCACGAGCACGAAGCGCACCCAGACGGCCTTGCCCATCGTCGCGAGGCGCTCCGCGAAGCGGAGCGTCGGCCGTTGCTCGAAGCCGGTAACGCGGCGATAGGTGTCCTCGTCCCCGCTCTTGATGTCGAGCAGCACGAGATCAACGTGCTGGAGATAGGCGTCATCGGCGCGGTGGCCGAGGAAGCCAGAGGTGTCGAGCGCCGTGTGCAGCCCCATCGACTTCGCCGCCGCAAGCAGCCCCTTCGTGAAGCCCATCTGTACCAACGGCTCGCCGCCCGAGATGGTGAGCCCGCCGCCCATTGCACGCAACGCCGGGGCGAAGTCGTGCAGGCGCCGAATGGCGTGGGACAGTTCGATCCGCGTGCCGTCCTTCAAGTGCCAGGTGTCAGGGTTGTGGCAGTACTGGCAGCGCAGGAAGCAGCCCGACATGAACAGCATGATGCGCACGCCGGGGCCATCGACGGTCGACCCCGTCTCGTAGGAATGCACCCAGCCATGGGTCTCCTGCGGCCCCTCGAAGCCCTGGGTCTCCGGGGCATCGGGGGCCTGGCCGGTGCGAAGGTCGAAACGGCTGCCGACCTTCACCATGCCGTCGCCTTCGACTTCGAGCATGGCCGTTTCCTCAGTAGGAAGCGTGGAAGGTGCGGCGAATGACGTCGAGCTGCTGCTCGCGCGTCAGGCGCACGAAGTTCACCGCGTAGCCGGAGACCCGGATGGTGAGCTGCGGGTATTTCTCCGGGTGCTCCATCGCGTCCTCCAGCGTTTCCTTCGACAGGACGTTGAGGTTCATGTGGAAGCCACCCTGACCGAAGTACATGTCGAAGGCGCGCACGGCGTTGTCGATGGTGGCGTCCTGGTCCCGGCGCGCAAGCGTGGGCGCGACCGAGACGGTGTAGCTGATGCCGTCCTGCGCATCGGCATAAGGCAGCCGTGCGACGGAGATGCAGGAGGCGAGCCAGCCATGGTCGTCCCGCCCGTGCATCGGGTTCGCACCCGGCGCGAAGGGCTCGCCCTTGCGCCGCCCGTCCGGCGTATTGCCGGTCGCCTTCCCGTAGACGACATTAGACGTGATGGTCAGCACCGACTGCGTGTGCACCGCGTTGCGATAGGTCGGGTGCTTGCGGATCTTCGCCATGAAGCGGGAGACGATCTCCACGGCGATGTCGTCCACCCGGCTGTCGGCATTGCCGAATGTCGGGAAGTCGCCCTCGATCCGATAGTCTACTGCCAGGCCCCTGTCGTCGCGGATCACGTGCACCTTGGCGTGCTTGATGGCCGATAGGCTGTCCGCCACCACCGACAGGCCGGCGATGCCGAAGGCCATGGTCCGCAGGATGTCGCGGTCGTGCAGCGCCATCTCGAGCCGCTCGTAGAAGTACTTGTCGTGCATGTAGTGGATGCAATTCATGGCGTGCACGTAGGTGCGCGCCAGCCACTCC from Roseomonas fluvialis encodes the following:
- the pflA gene encoding pyruvate formate-lyase-activating protein encodes the protein MLEVEGDGMVKVGSRFDLRTGQAPDAPETQGFEGPQETHGWVHSYETGSTVDGPGVRIMLFMSGCFLRCQYCHNPDTWHLKDGTRIELSHAIRRLHDFAPALRAMGGGLTISGGEPLVQMGFTKGLLAAAKSMGLHTALDTSGFLGHRADDAYLQHVDLVLLDIKSGDEDTYRRVTGFEQRPTLRFAERLATMGKAVWVRFVLVPGLTDAPDNIRKVAEFVAPMTNVEWVEVLPFHQMGAFKWKALGIDYTLADTPTPTEEQVQAALGIFRAAGCRAR